GGTCAAATTTGCTTTTGGATATTTAAATTCCTGATTAATTGTGTTTGCATAAGGAGTGAGCAGGTTGGAATCATCAGGATTGCAAGTCTGCCATTTTCTACTGGTCATAATTTTTAAGCCAAAAAATTAAAGGACTGTGTTATGCTTGATAATAATTTTCTGCCACGACAGTATTGTTATCTCTAATTCTGAATCTCGAGTAGGACTTGGATTTAGGACTCTGATAATGTGGTTTAAGATATTTAGTGTATTTCAATAGGTAACCCTACGAAACTGTAATTAAGCAGTTTGTTCACTTTGATTACACAGATCATAGAGAGTTGTGAGAAGCGTTTTCCAATAGATGAAGAGGTGGCCGAAATAGTAGAGCTGGTGACAAGAACATTGCCGCCACCTCGCAATATGAAGCAGGAAGAAATCACCAAGGGTGACGAAGAAACTGCTACACTGAAAAATGAGAACGATGAGGTTATTGAAGATCCCATGGACACAAGATAACACAATTAATTGGGTGCTATTCATATAAAATTGCATCTTAATTTTatgtacaattttatttttgttatctctctttatcatattatataatgtataaatttatcacttttactttttgcTAGGTGTAcattaaaaattgatatattttttttattacatgattactttctaaaatatatcaacTTTTTGCTTGAAAATCTCATCTCCAGATGGCTTGTCGAAATTGTCAtgtgtatttcattttttttattaacttaaaaaatattaataatataaatatttttttataatcattcgATTATAGATTATACTGTATAGCgtgataatattttgacaataattGCTTTAAAAATCTTATCTAgaacaattttaattagtttatggaagctattttttatgttttatttttagcacgtattattttcaaacaactgaattaacttatattagtctaatttaataataatcttgAGCTTGAATTGGGAACATAAAATTGTATTAGATAtactagtttttaattttaataacattaaaataatataattataaaaatatacgtAATTTTAAAAcagtaatattaaaaaaccttaaaataatacaatttagaaaatatataattttataaaaatcaggttaaaaaaatgatagttactttaaaaaaatgtttaattagtttgaaattattagatatattatctttattttatattatcttttacatttagttagtttgttatcatttcttatttatattttgtgttaagttcatatttattttattataaatagatgatcctatgtgtatatttaacacaaggaagattaatcacatatatagttttcactatattcaacatggtatctagagcctaaagttcttttaagaaaacaaatttttgttgtctttaCTACTACACTCGTCGTTTCGGCGACGGTGCCATTTACCGTTGCCAGTAGTGCCATCGTCTACCATTGTCACTATCAGAGTTCAAGTTTTGACCGACGATCACATGGTTTTAATCGTCTCGGTCAGACGACCACTGTGTCATCAACGATGCCTTCATCTGAGCTTCTATGCGTTCTCAACTCCTTTTGATCTGTTCCTTTTTTCTTCGTGCATGGTGGCATGTCTAATAGCAATTCATAACATCGAGGTCGCTCGTTTTCCTCTTTCAAGTTCATCATCGACGTCTCGTCTCCTCTCAGGAAGCTATTCAAAGCATTTAGGTtgctcttttccttttttgagGTGCCTTGATTGaagaattttggatttttttatggtttctcttttgtttttatccGTGGCTTCTTCCGTTGTTGTCTCTTTTGACCATTCTTTTGTGACCATTGCAAGTAGATATTTTCACTGAGTCTTcatgaattatattaataacaagcTTGAcacatacgatttgtatgcatTAGCTTGAtgattatctttattttatatttatcttttatctttagtttatttgttattatttcttacttGTATTTTAGGCTaaacccatatttcttctattataaatagaagatcctgtatgtatattcaacacaaaagaaaattaatcacataattttcactatattgaacatatataaagaaaaataatttaattatttattttattaaataagtaaattgttttttatttattaaaaagtaataatcgaattaaaatataacattaaagaaagttattaaataataaatctcttaaaatgaaaataaaattttagcatcTGTATTGATTTTAGCTGGATTGAAGAATCATCATCTATTACCTATATACTATTAACTCCCATTGAAAACATATATTGTGGTAAATATACTAGAATGTTTGTTGTGTTTTTAATTAAGTGTCCGATTATTTTAGGCTAACCAGACTTACTATAGTATTTTTCTTCCATAGGCAATATAATTGGATCGTTGTactattgtaaaattttaaacaaagatTTGATTTTGGATCGTTCCTGTATAATGTAGGTAAACTAAACTATTATTTTAGTCTTGAAAACTGTAGTTTAGTTCCATTTGAGTGTCATCTAAGTTTATAGAAGTATTCCTCACAAAGAAGTTCACAAAAGtgttaaattgaaaaagttattgaatatataatttaggCGTTAATTTAGCTTTGATGCAGTAACTTATATATgttaatagttatttttattcttcaacTTAATTGTTTACtgatatatatgttttcacTTTAATAGACAGACATATATTAGTTTGAGTGGAACTCATTTTAGAATATTCAAGTGACACATGGATTATATTTTCAGAAATTTTTGATCAATAAGTCCCTATCTATcctttagaaaaattattaaaactgtTGTTGGATTGTGAGAGTAAAATCTGTTTATAGTAAGTAGTAAACAgtaaaaggaattttttttttccattaattccacaTCTTAATTAAATCACGCTACATTTGCAATAAACAGAATAATTGTAAAATGCATGTCATTCATTTACTTACATAAATGACTTACTAAACTACGAGCGCGTCATCATCTTCTTGAACTCTTCGAAATTCACGCTGCCGTCGCCGTCGGCATCCACGTTTCCGATCATTCTCCGGCAGTCACTGAGGGAGCACTTCTCCCCCAGCCTCCGCATCACGGAGTGCAGCTCCTTCGCCGAGATCAGTCCGTTCTTGTCCAGATCGTACAGCTCGAAGGCCTCCCGGAGCTCCCTTCCGTCGCCGCCGCCTCCGCCGGAGTGGAACTCCCCGAACTCCTTCAAATCAATGTAGCCGTCGCCGTTGCGGTCGAGCTCCGCCATCATGCGTCGCACCTCCTCCGTGGTGGTTTTCGATCCCAGCGCCGCCATCAACTCCCTCAGCTCCGCGCACGAGATCTTCCCGTCGCCGTTCTTGTCGAACTTGTTGAAGATCTTGCGCACCTCGTCGTCCATGGCGACaccgagagagagagagagagaaaacgaAAACCAGAAAACTGAAGAGTTTGGGGTTGGGTGAGTTCCGCTCCAGCTGGTTGCGGTGACTGACTCGCGCTTTATAGAAAGCGCGGTTATGAGATTGGATGAGTGAGGCAAACGCGTTAAGAAGTTGTGAAAGAAAGGAAGTGTTGTGTGAGGTGTGAGCCAAACGCGGTATTGTTGAGTGTTGCAGAAGCGGTGAGGTAGTTAGTTAATTGAAAGCGAAGGAAGGAAGGTTTTATTAACCACAAGAAGTTGGAACGCGTGGCATCTCCTCGTGGAGTGCACGAGAATCAATATATCATGTCCTTATCATGTTTTGTAGAATTTCTGCCTACAAAATTGTTTCTAATAATTTACAAAcgtacttatttttaattaattacttatgCTGAAATTATAGAACAGGACATATTGACGGTGATGATGCGTGGTCACATGGTGACATAGTGAAGTAGAGATAGaatagaagagaagagaagagaaggatATGGTCCACATACTCACACATCACATGCCATCATATGTGATAAAAGTGACCTTACTCATGAAATGTTTATTCATTTGGCGCCAACTAATTAATGGTCTTTCTTCAAAGGAAGAAACAACTTTTACCAAATATGAacaacatttctttttttctttgtaaaagaagacaaaggtaaaataaagtgcCACTgtgtttagtttagtttagtttagtttaatttaggtagtgaattttaaaattcagtgTAATTATTTTTGGGTGGTACATCTATCCACTTTGATGGTTAACAAACACTATCCATTATAAAGTTGGTTTTTCTTTCCAAATAAAATTTCCATAATTGGTGATAAAGATTAAAATCCGTCATATGGAGATGTTGTAGAGAACTAAATATTATTGAAGACAACGGGgagttgttgctgttgttttgTTAATTGTAGCATGAATTGAGGTTGTTTTGATAACAGTGTTTTGAAACATGTCTTATTTGCTTGCAGTTGTCGTTGAAGTGGAAGGGGTTTAAGGTGGATGGATGCTTTGACAACACTGGCATCCCTGTTTCTATGGCGACGACAACATTATCACAAATAGCTGTACAATAATTACACTTTTCATTTTGTCGCATATTCAGCTCAAATTATCAGCAAACCTTTTACCCAATCTACTTCAATTTATGGTTTGAACTTCTGTAGCTGATCATTTTGTCCTTTGATGGACTATTCTACATCAAGCTTTCTAGGTAGAATTTTTCTCAACTGATCACTCTAAAGAGAACTCTTTTGAACCACTATTATAGAATGAGTTTCTTTGAGTTATTCGTTTTTGACTTATGAATCTGGGTCGATCTTCAAGACATCTTCATGGTTCATTATTTTCACCCAACACTATAATTGACTACTTACAGAATCCTCATtgttaacaataaaataatgaattaatttattaatatcaattaagatattattgAGTCCTGATTtagatcataaaaaaaagataaaaattcatactaaattattataaataaaagtttaaagtatGATTTTGAGATACatgcatataatatatatgagtATATCAATTGCGAATCAAGAATAAGATAAAGAATAAGATAAAGAAGAACCATAACACCATAAGCAATTAAAAGCCACCATTTTAAAAAACATCGAGAAGCTCTTTCTCATGTCCGCACCACCGTGCTCCTTTCGCTCCACCAGTGTCCTCCACGCCACTGCCATCGATTCCTTTCTTTAAGACATGAGGGAAGTAGAAATGGTGGTTGCTTTAATGGTAAGCTGCTTACTAGTGTTACAAATCGACTATTAAACTATTGACGCGTGTTTGTATAAATTGCACTAATGacatattttgtatatttgtataaaataattagtctATTTGTATGATATTGTAAGATACCATGACTCTATAATTAAGGTTTAAGTGAATTgttatattatgattttgtatatattattatgatgtTTGTATATTAGCTCGATCATTTTtgcatttgttgtttttatatgCAATAATCCTTTTATAAAGGTACAAAGAAAAATGCATAACACtaacaaaaaatacataatattagaAGAAGTTTGAGATAATCTTTTAgtcttcaaattttctttttttaataaaatttatagtggttaaaatatatttttttattgaaattttcaataaaataaaaattaaattttattttaatataatggaAAAATTTATCCCAAATTTCGTTGTGTCTTCTGTTGGTTGAAACAGATGCTATCGTTCTCGAATCTCATCTTCTAATGacaaaattttgacaatttCATTcagagttttttcttttaaaattcatttatgaatttgacacattaaatcaaaataagaaagttGAATACCTATATAAAGGAAATTTGTAAACCAATTACATTAAGGTGTTTTCGATTCAAAGTTATCTATTGATCCCTTGTCTTCTAGCAAAATGGCTAAATCATTTCCAGAACTCAATGAAGAAATATTTTCACATTTCAAAAGGTAAACGACAAGGTGCAAAGAGAAATTAGAGGGCTcaccaacccaaacccaaataCCTATCTCTAAAGttatataacataaaattacaacataaataatgagaagagaaaatacataaataaaataaaggagaaGCTCCTCCACATAtaatcaagtaataataatgcTTACGTTATTACgtgaagtaaaaaaataaattgttttttaattatgaaaaataacttttaacatAACAATAAAAGTTTAATCTAACAATTAGTATTATCGATTATTTTTCAGTGATCATCTCATATAAGTATGTTTTAGAAAAGTTGTTCTGTTGTAGAACCGTGATGCAAATGAAAGGTCACCATGAATACTTGTGGTTAAAAAATCACGTTCAAGGTATATTATTTTGGAAGAGATTCATATTtaagagaaattattttaaagtttttatatgaAAGTGAGAAAACGATATCACAAATTGCATAGTACAGGCATTTTAatatgacaattttgttttcttttttatttccccTACCCTGTCAATTTATCATGTATAATGCATGCAAGTAGTACGTAATAATGGTTAATGATTAGTTCTCTATTGTGTTTCTCAAATAAGATAGATACGATTTTAAACAATCCCATATTTCATCTCCTTGTTTGGAAGAAATTTTGGAGGAATCTACATAAACGAAGGTCAATAAAGAAATTTTACAATGTTGGATATAACCGCCAATCCAAGGTTTGAAAACCTATTCTTCTTTTGCTAATTATGGTTTGTTACTTTGGGGACACAGGATAAAGCAAATCCCTGAAGAGGGACCATGCATGTAGGACTGTGTGACATGTCATTTGACAAAGTGACCAAATTTAGCAAAACATTTTCAACCATTCTATAAAAGATCATGTACTTccattcatatttaaaaaaaaaaaatgattttggcCAAGTTTGGTAAACAAATTGTGAATTGTGTTATCTTTGTTAATTAGGCCTTAACTGTCAATAATAAGTAAACCCCATCAACTAAAGATGGTATAATCTTATCCAGATTGTTTAAAAGCCAAACTCTTAGGCCTTTAACCTCAATCTCCGTTTTAAGTGTAACACCAAAACCAGAAGAAACTCATTCTTTTACGTACAATACAAACATTCAACAATGGCCGAAGATGATCCACAAGATGTAGCTGATAGGGAACgaattttcaagcattttgatTCCAATGGTGATGGGCAAATCTCTTCACAAGAGCTTGGTGAAGCCCTTAAAGCACTCGGATCTGTTACCCCAGATGAAGTTCAACGGATGATGGATGAAATTGACACAGATGGTGATGGCTTCATTTCTCATCAAGAGTTCACAGATTTTGCACGAGCCAACCGTGGTCTAATCAGGGATGTAGCCAAGATTTTCTAAGTTTTCCCCATTCAACAATATTTACATCACAATCATTGTCAATGTGTGTTCATCATTTTTATATACGATGTAACAATGGTAGGTTCTTGATGTTAACCTCTTTGGGGGTTAGTTCATGGAGTCGTATGGCCTAATGCTTTTGTTGTATAGTCATGTCTTGGTATAAACTTAACGTGATTGTTTTTCGCATGTTCATTATTATAAGGGAAGGTCATTGACATTAAGTTAGAGGCAGTTGAGATGCTCTATTCTCAATAAGATACACCAGAAGTTATGTAAATCAAAATCTTAATCCTTAAGGTTGAAACCAGACgcagaaacatttttttttttttgacataaCTCATGAACttgaataaaagataaataaatgtacagagctatatatatataaataaaataaaccatatgctaaaactaaatttattgattaaaaagtatctttaatttatacattGAGTGTTCATCGTCGTCTATTCTTAATGTATTCCCTGTGTGTCCTTTATTCTTTTACTTGTTGAGGGGCATTATGAATTAGGTGGGGCAGAAGTAGAATAGGGTCTTCTCAAAATGGAAACTCCACAGAAAACCTTTCTCTTCACTATCATATAAATGTAACCAATTTTGCTAGTAACTATGTTAGAGATCATATGTCAGTTGAATATCTTCTAGCTTTACTAATAACTGAAATATGTTCAAGAACCTCAATAACCAAACACCTGCAACGAAATgatacaaaaacatatttatgagaaagaaagctttaaatgaaattaaaagtcataAATTTCCCAACATGAATTGAACATGATTCACAAACATGAATGAAAATCTATTAGGTTACCCTTTGTGAAAAGGGAAAGGGAAAGGGAAGGTATCTACACACAATCTTCATCTAAGCTCCTATTTCTATTTACAATTTTAACTCGCTCACATCTAATCTTTAGCACTCTTAGTCACAATcataacaaaaagtaaaaggTTATTGAAGAGTTGTCAACATATGTTTTATCGACCATAGAGATAGTCATCATCCTCAAACTCTGCAACTCCTAGCATAGCTAAAGCCAAGTGACTTTTCATCTcattatttgtttgttgtaactgagaataacaatcaatcacgCATCCATTTCCAAGAAAACTGGATTTCTTTTTTCTGGACAAAAGAGGCTCTTCTTCACCCTTCAGTATTGCAATAATCTCACGTATGCCAGGCCTCCGAGATTCTTCATTAGTGACACAGGCAGCTGCTGCTTCAATCATTCTACCCATTTGATTTGAGAATCTTAGACTGCACTTGAGTTGAGGATCAAGCAACTCCTCAATGGCACCTTTCCCTTTCTGTAGAAAAGGTTTGGCCTGCAAATGAATTTTGGATTGGACATGGGTTAACAAGACCATATCAATTCCATATTACTGTTCTTAACTTAAATGCAGTGACGTAATTACTCGCACAAATGCGGTCATAAATGTGAAACTTTCGTGGAACCTTTCtactataaaagaaaacataattcaCCGTGGATACTTCAATGTAAATGAATAAACTCCCTAATTCCATTCATCCACCAAGAAGAAGATACTTATTAAAGTCTATATCTAAGCTATTAAGATGCATTACAAATCTAGCTGTCATGTTTTACAGTTTAAATCAACGTCAAGTAAGTTTGATTACAGAAGCagataaaataaacaatgttcaattaaattttgttttgtataggAGTACACATTAGGTACATAATGTTCTGTCACCTAGAACCAATGAACTAAGGTGAAATTGGTGTTATTGATTTATTGCTTTGATGTACAAAAAGATGCAGTAGATTAAGCTAAAGAAGATTTTTGCTACTAGCAATCATATGTACACACACAAGAGGAATAAATTCCACCATCATgatatcataaaaaaagaagGCAACTTCGCAAGAATTAATGCAATAACTCAACTCACCCATAACACCAAGTTTTCTTCTCCTGAAGGTCTTCTTGCCTCAATTGGCTTCCGGCCAGTAATGAGTTCCAGTAAAACCACTCCAAAAGCATATACATCAGTCTTATCCGATACTTTCCCATGTTGGAAATACTCAGGAGCCAAATATCTGTAGGGAAAGCAGAGGCATAGAAGATTTATTTTCAGCTAATCTCaacatgaaaagaaattatacacacgaataatatttttgaagaatcAAGATAAAAGGCTGAAGTTTGTACCCAAATGTTCCTTTGACGGTTTTGCAAAGGAAAGGAACTGAAGGTGCAGAAGTCCATGTAGCTAATCCGAAATCACATAGCTAcaatttaacaaaaacaatcaGAATGACTTGCATGAGCTCCATGCGAGACAGATTTTACATTACATAACCACAGGTCTACGATTGATTCACGAGAAAATGTCCCACCTTGGGAGTCTTCCTTGAAGAAAGCAGAATGTTTGAGGGCTTAATATCTCTGTGCACAACACACCTTTCAGTCCCACTATGCAGATAAGCCACAGCTTCAGCAATCCCAATTGCAACTTTGTACCTCACAGACCAAGGAAGAGGTGAACTACCCTTCTTCCTTCCTGCAAAAAAGACATGCCAGAATCAGTGAAATTCCCCAATTCAAAACCTCACAAAAGAAAGAGCAGGTAAATTCTGAGAAATTAATACCATGCAAGTGGCGCTCCAGACTGCCCCCTGAGACATACTTGTACACCAAAAACAGACCCTCCTCGGGATCAATACAAAAACCCACAAGGGGAACGACATTTGAACTGTGAAGAGAACTAGCAATCATCAACTCTCTGCAGAAGGCCTTGGCAGATTCCTTGTCTTCCTTGTCCAACCGTTTGATTGCCACAGCAGTCCTCAAAAGGCCAACTCTACCCCTAAAAACACAGCTTAATGCCCCTCTCCCCAACACCCTCCCTACATACACCATAACATAGAAACAAATCATGATCTCACACAAACCAATCAACTTTCataaaagaacaataaaaaacatcca
The sequence above is drawn from the Vigna radiata var. radiata cultivar VC1973A chromosome 3, Vradiata_ver6, whole genome shotgun sequence genome and encodes:
- the LOC106757538 gene encoding polcalcin Che a 3, producing MAEDDPQDVADRERIFKHFDSNGDGQISSQELGEALKALGSVTPDEVQRMMDEIDTDGDGFISHQEFTDFARANRGLIRDVAKIF
- the LOC106757942 gene encoding calcium-binding protein CML24 — its product is MDDEVRKIFNKFDKNGDGKISCAELRELMAALGSKTTTEEVRRMMAELDRNGDGYIDLKEFGEFHSGGGGGDGRELREAFELYDLDKNGLISAKELHSVMRRLGEKCSLSDCRRMIGNVDADGDGSVNFEEFKKMMTRS
- the LOC106756759 gene encoding probable serine/threonine-protein kinase PBL7, whose translation is MGLSQGPCTDSRDLSNDQTSSPLVVDHYCDYNKLKFRTLLRKMIWEFGLACVANPSRRRRGSERGLSDGKKTNLEHNKAWLLAESGGCGAELSNADPQSVHSSFRFSFCSQVELESLNMSSSSAATVLMVNLDNGVSESRAKEIKWRRMESLEKSISPVAHSLIRFCYGEILSATRNFSKGRVLGRGALSCVFRGRVGLLRTAVAIKRLDKEDKESAKAFCRELMIASSLHSSNVVPLVGFCIDPEEGLFLVYKYVSGGSLERHLHGRKKGSSPLPWSVRYKVAIGIAEAVAYLHSGTERCVVHRDIKPSNILLSSRKTPKLCDFGLATWTSAPSVPFLCKTVKGTFGYLAPEYFQHGKVSDKTDVYAFGVVLLELITGRKPIEARRPSGEENLVLWAKPFLQKGKGAIEELLDPQLKCSLRFSNQMGRMIEAAAACVTNEESRRPGIREIIAILKGEEEPLLSRKKKSSFLGNGCVIDCYSQLQQTNNEMKSHLALAMLGVAEFEDDDYLYGR